One stretch of Maridesulfovibrio ferrireducens DNA includes these proteins:
- a CDS encoding sensor histidine kinase: MFKLNIRQKIVIGIIIFSICFGCIGILSYSNTIHLEREVLLVERVDDLSNLILEIRRTEKNLFLYHDPTVFSQGIEYIEQAETLLQSLMEEFTQPEVRQHGSSLKNGLNHYRELLVKIAPEVDFSKTYKLDSDPNLLRESGQAIVEHSRAIARFERENILNINRNLRTNLAISIVAIAVVVSILVMFVSSNILRPLRLVQEATKRISLGTFVALPIKNSHDEIQQVFVALNSMVEQLSKRRLQLVQAQKLSSIGTLASGIAHQLNNPLNNISTSCQILMENKRESDKLADKMMHNIEQETLRARDIVKGLLEFSREREYSPAPTLLDAIVHSAVRLVSSQVPSDISIKTDISGKILLQADRQRLQEAFINLIINAVQAIEPEAGSILISATIHNENALITVKDSGTGIDTETLERIFDPFFSTKEVGQGTGLGLYIVYGIIEKHLGRISAESTPGRGTNFFIRLPLATDGII, translated from the coding sequence ATGTTCAAATTAAATATCCGGCAAAAGATAGTAATCGGTATAATCATATTCTCCATCTGTTTCGGATGTATCGGAATACTCTCGTATTCAAACACTATTCATCTGGAACGCGAAGTTCTGCTTGTTGAACGAGTTGACGACCTCAGTAATCTGATCCTCGAAATCCGGCGGACAGAGAAGAACCTGTTTCTCTATCACGATCCGACTGTTTTTTCGCAGGGAATCGAATACATAGAGCAAGCCGAAACTCTATTGCAATCACTCATGGAGGAGTTTACCCAGCCTGAGGTCAGGCAACATGGTTCCTCACTAAAAAATGGTTTAAATCACTACCGAGAGTTACTCGTAAAAATTGCTCCCGAAGTTGATTTCAGCAAAACATACAAACTTGATAGCGACCCTAACCTTCTCCGTGAATCCGGTCAGGCTATTGTGGAACATTCCCGCGCTATAGCCCGCTTTGAACGTGAAAATATTCTGAATATTAACAGAAACTTACGCACCAACCTGGCAATTTCAATAGTGGCAATAGCAGTCGTTGTTTCCATTCTGGTTATGTTTGTCAGCTCAAACATTCTCCGCCCGTTGCGGCTGGTACAGGAAGCAACCAAGCGCATATCCCTCGGTACTTTTGTAGCGCTCCCTATCAAAAACTCCCACGATGAAATTCAACAGGTATTTGTTGCTCTGAATTCAATGGTTGAACAATTATCGAAACGAAGATTACAGCTGGTGCAGGCTCAAAAACTTTCTTCCATAGGTACACTCGCTTCGGGCATAGCTCACCAGTTAAACAATCCGCTGAATAACATCTCCACCTCATGCCAGATTCTAATGGAAAACAAACGTGAAAGCGATAAACTTGCTGACAAAATGATGCACAACATAGAGCAGGAGACTTTAAGAGCACGGGACATTGTTAAGGGACTGCTTGAGTTCTCCCGTGAACGGGAATATTCACCGGCCCCGACTCTTCTTGATGCGATAGTTCATTCAGCCGTACGTCTTGTATCCAGTCAGGTTCCGTCCGACATTTCAATAAAAACAGATATCTCCGGCAAAATTTTACTGCAAGCCGATCGGCAAAGATTGCAGGAGGCATTCATCAACCTTATTATCAATGCCGTTCAAGCCATCGAACCGGAAGCGGGATCTATCCTTATCAGCGCCACAATTCACAATGAAAATGCGTTGATCACTGTAAAAGACTCCGGAACAGGAATAGATACCGAAACACTTGAGCGCATTTTCGACCCATTTTTCTCAACCAAAGAAGTAGGACAGGGCACCGGCCTCGGGCTCTATATAGTGTACGGTATTATTGAAAAACATCTGGGCCGCATCAGTGCTGAAAGCACACCTGGTAGAGGCACCAATTTCTTTATCCGCCTTCCTTTGGCTACGGATGGAATCATATGA